GAAGATTGACTGCTCAAAAGCGTTTGACCAACTAGATTATTTTACCATAATTCTGTATGTAAAATTTAATTAACAAGAATAATCATGGAATAGGATGAATGTAGGTGAAGAGAGTAGGTGATAAGTGTAGTAAATTTGAATGTAGAGACGTGGCGATTCGAAGAGGGTcttcttgtacttgttAGTATTTGTTAGTGTCTGTTAGTGTTCTGGCTTCTCTCACCTCAAACCCATGCCCATAATTACTCTAAAACCCACACCCGCGCACATCTCAGCACGCGATCCGTCCAATAACGCACCTTCCATTAATTCTTTCCATCTCAATACTCACTCAACACACATTCACAATGGCAGGTCCTCCAGCAGCTAAACATTACATGGGATGGTGGGGTGCTATCGGTGGCCCCAAACAAAAGTACGTCAACCAGTACACAGTAACCCCTTACGCTACCAGACCTTTGAAGGGTAACTTACACAAAgcatttttcaacaccttcagAAGAGTTAAAAACCAAGCTCTCTTCGTGATCATCCCATTTTCCATCGTCTGGAGCATCTGGGCCCAAGCCAGAGACTACAACGAATTCTTGTACACCAAGGCCGGAaaggaagagttggataGAGTCAATGTTTAAGTCTTAATGTGCATCAACACCCTATTTAATTTCTATATATAAAGAAAATGTATACATAAACTATTTGGAACGCTTGTagatcttgttcaagaaggtgTAAAACACCTGCTTTTTTAAGCCCGATGACTCGTTGATGGCCTCAATCTTGCCCTTTAATTCACCCACAATCGATTCTTCATACTCCTGGTAGATGGCTTCAATGCCCAAATCATTGAACAATTGCTTGCACTTGGCCTCCTTGACATCATCTTTTCTGCCGTAGTTTTCTTCTAAAACCTGTCTCTGCTCAGGAGtaaccaacttcaacgCTTGGTTCACCACCCAAGAACACTTGTTGTCCTTGATATCGGTACCAATCTTACCAATCTGCTCCGGGGTTCCAAAACAGTCCAAGTAGTCATCTTGAATCTGGAAGTATTCACCCAAGGGCACCAATATATCCTCTGCTTgcttcaagtccttctcATCGGAGATTCCTGCCACAAACATTGCCAAGGCCACCGGTAAATAGAATGAGTAGTAGGCGgtcttgaagatgacgatgaacGAATGCTTCTCCAACGAgaacttgtccaagtccaccacctcTTCGTCGGCAGTtgtcaagtccaacaactgGCCCAACTCGGTTTGGAACGTCACATCATGgaacaactccaacaagtccaCGTAGTACGAgtctttcttgaagtacttcttcaacaacacgTATATGGCACCTTCCAACATAAAGGAGTCGTTAATGGCGATGTTACCAATACCTTCTACCAAATACCAGCAGGGTTGGCCTCTTCTGGTTTTAGACTGATCCATGATATCGTcagaaaccaaaaaaaaacctTGTAACAACTCAATACACCAGCCCAAAACCGCCACCTTTTTATAGGTTTCGACGTCCAAATCGGTGACCTTTTGGTTGGTTAAAATGCAGTAAGTATCAACAACTGATAAACCTCTGTTCAATTTTCCACCGGGAGTGTTGTAGTTTAATGACCTTTCATACCACTCGATAGCCTCGGCAGGCATCTTGTAGTCCGTCAAGATCTGTCTCAACTCGACCACCAACTCGTCGAACACTTTAATGAATTGTTCTTTAGAAGACATGTTTGTAGaatttctttcaactcgtcGTCGCTCGCTTCTCGTTTCTTGGAGAAAAAGACCATATTTATACGAGGCTACTCAAACGGATGCAAAAATTGATTTTCCTATATAGATTTAATGTACATTTACAAATCCAGATGGCTATCTTCTGGTTCTCTTGCTCTTTCCAGGTCTCTTTTGcttcattttctttgaagaaaaatcGGAGATATCTGCCGAAGACTTGGCATCGTTCTTTCTCAGGCCTGCCTTCTTTCCACCAAACCCAtacttggagttcttggCCACTCTTTTACCATTGGGCTTGTGTCTCTTGGAATCCCCACCTCTGCTCTCTTCTCTGGTggcttcttccaaagcGATTTGGAAATCGTCTTCACCTGCAAGCTCGTTGTTggctcttcttttcttcaaagatttaACCTTTTCCAACGTATCTCTCTTTTGTTTGGCTCTTTCTTGTAAGGTTTCGTGTTGCACTTGCTTaccaaacttcttcaacagtcTCTGCCTCTTGGCTTCTTCACTGGCTTTTTTATTGGCGGCTTCCGTCAATAGTTTGTTCTTTAACTTATCCATATGCTCATCACTCTTGACCATTTCAGCAAAGTAGTCCATGGGACGGGAAAATGcaaccttcaacttcaataagttGGCTCTACCTTGTTTGGTGGCGTCCAATCCTTGTTTGTAGAATGCAAGTTCTCTTTCGGTATCGTCATAAATATCGCTGATTCCAACTTCAGTCTTTTCTTCGCTGACAATAGACTGGTGTTCGACAAACGAGTGTTTTTTCCAGGGCAACTGGACACGAGCAAGAGACTCCTTCAATGCGGCGACGTTGTTGAtggtcaacttggtgtAGGGGACCACATCGGCATCTGAATCGACTTCGACGTCTGAGAACGgaacatcttcttcttcctctgcGTCTTTTTCCTCTgcgtcttcttcctctgcttcttcttcctctgcACCTTCTTCCTCTGCTTCTTCGAGTTCGCTGTCACTTTCGCTTTCACCTAATCTGTTGATgtccaactcttcgtcttcctcGTCAGAACCCTCTTCGGCTTCAGCATCGAGGAAAccttcctcctcttcctcgTCGTCTTCTTGCACTGGTTTCAGCTTCTTTAACTTTCTTTGCTCTTTCTTTGACAAGGCTTCACTCTGGTAGTcatcttgttctttcttCGACTTGGCCTTCACCTTGTCTTTCTTGTCCCGCTTCTGCACTTTTGGTACTGGGACctctggttcttctgcttcCACAATCACCTTCTTAACAGGCTTTGATCTGGACTTATCTATGgactccaacaacttatGGGCATCTAATTGCGTCTTTAATGTCCCCCTTTTACCCATTCTATGATATAGTTCAAGCTTTGTGagagatgagatgagaagAAAATCTTTTTGACTGAAAAGTTCCCATCGCGCACTACTGAGGGTCGAGTTTTTGCAGTCATTATCGTTAATATATATATGCTTGTTTATATGTGTTGGAGGGCCTTCACTCAAAGGATGTAGTCGACCTCGTTGAGAAATTTCTTCCCGGATCCATAccgccaccaccgactCAAACAACTGAATACCTGGACGTCGTACGGGGTGGTTAACACTTCTCCATCATGTCCCGAAGTTTTACAAATACACCTCTTTTGACTGATCAAGTCCTTCAGGGTAGGACACGCCATATAAGGAGGATGGTAGTAGCCGATATCATCGAAATGGTGAATCAGGTTTTTGTCGGCCAAAAGGTTTAACCCGATCGAATGCACAGGGGCATCTCCCCATCTTTCATAGTAGAACCCTCCAGATTGgtccaaaaactcaaagaacttggagtaaGCCTCAGACCTCCAGAAGTTGAGACTGCCAATCTCAAAGTTCGACCAGAAATGACACAAGTTGTACTCGGATGAGGAATTAACCATGGGTACATGATAGTTAAGATCGACCTCACGGCTAGTGATGAACTCAAGTGAGTTATTGGGATGGATTAGATCAGGGTAAGCCTCTATGAACTTTTCCACCGTGGGCCAGAGAGTCGGAATGGTGTTCTCATATTCGTgaatggtggtgacaaaACCGTAGACCTTATTATTTTCACGAAGAAATTTGAAGGGATCATGTTGAAAGTCACACAAGTACTCGACGTCAGGCTCTACTCGAAAGTACCAGTCATAGTTGAGCAATctcttttgtttgaagaagaagcccGAGTTGAAGTGACACATATTTCGGTATGATCTGCTGCCACCATAGATTACATCTTTGTTGGACTTCTTGAGATTCTCTTCAAGCTTAATGGTATCTATGAACGAAGGGGGCTCCCAGTCTTCTTCAGGAATGAGCTCGTAGTATGTCTTCCCGCTGGCCATCAAGGTTGTTTGTTCCTTGAACTCCTGGGTGAATGGTACGTCATTTAAGAACACCCATGGGTACTGGTAGTCTTTGTTGAATCTGTCTTCCAACGACCTCATTGAACTCAATGCTCCTTCGAGCTCTTCGTTCCGCACAAGCATAACAATCGTGGCATTTTCTCCGCCGATTTGGTCTCTGTTTCGGCCTCCCATTGGGAAACTAAGGtatgagtttgaagatagCTTGGGTgctctcttcttcaagatatctATATTCGTCAAGTCCTGGCCGCTCAACCCACTCAAGTGCCGAAGAGCCTCACGTGTACCACCGTTGCCAGTGAGCGTGGTGTATACGTAGTAGTAGTACGTGGACGTTACCGCTATTAGTATGGATAGGAAAACGAACTTCATGGTGaatgagaagaatttgattcGCATTTTCGTGGCTGCTAAATTACAATATTACAATTACCTACTACTGCCACGCGAGTGGGAGTGGCTCTGTCTCCAAAAAGGACTCTGGACTCTCTCCAGAGGGTTATAGTGTTTATGGGTTGTATGGATACCTTCCACAGTATTAGAAGGTGAGAAGATAGTGTATGTGTGGGGCTGGGTGACCGTATACTCGACGTCTGGAGCATTTCCTGGAGACTTGAACGGATTCTTGGTGTCCGCTGAAACGCTGGCCGTCCACCGAGCCGTCTTCCATACACTAGAAACGTACGGTTGCATTGGGGCATACCGTACCTTTCCTGTTTGCAGCGCATACGGTATAGTAtagaacttgttgagttcAACCGAGGTCGTGGGTCCAATGGAGCCAGTAGTttgtggaggtggtgggtCATCCATAGAGCCATGGAACAAACTGGTTTGTTTTCCTGTCATTCCCGCCAAATGAAACCGTTGACTGAAATGAAGAGTGAATTGGTTCTTGCCATAGTAAGACATGATTTGTAAGTAGTAAAGGCCATCATCGGTCGCTGAGTCTTTGATGGACACGGTTGTTTGCCAGTTTCTATTACTTCCCTTTCCTTCCACCGAAAGGTCTCCCAAATGAACACTTTGGTTGACAATTGTGATAAGGGTGATATTATCGTTGGGACCCGCGCAGAGGCCAATCGACAACTGTTTGATGTCCTCTATCTTGGGCACGGTATTATCTTCTATGAACATGACCTGGATGTCAATGAGCCCTTGGTGGTTCGGTGAGTATGTTTGGTTTCTGTCTGGGGTCAATAGGGCCACGTCTGCTGAGACTTGGAGTATCAACAGGAAAAAGATGAGGAGGAACGGGAACATAGAAGAAGTGGAGCGGGAGGACATGTGAATGAAGTGTTTGGGTCGGTGACGGGAGAATTTGAGTCAGCGAAGGAAGTATTCAGGGAATTGAGATCTGTGACATACCATTTCTGAGATGCTGGAAGTAACATCAACTTgcattcaacaaattaaaacaccaccaaccgAAAAGCCCTCACCAAAAGGTTGGTCCAAATACAAATATTAATACAAGGTAACCATAACTGCTTTCCTTTATATGTGCCCCAAACACCCGTATGCTACCATTTCGAAGCTTGCAGCCAATGGAAAGGTCCGTGCGCGCACCAGTTTTCCCGCTTCGCCAGCCCTCCAATGAGAAATGCGCAAAACTAATTACCAATTGAAGTGCTATATTTTGAGAAAAATTTAACCTCTCACAACTCAGGTTTCAAAATACAGATATCTATTTATTATGCTTCGTAACTTGAGGATACAACCAACTGCAAACAACGGGTTGCGTGGGTTACGTCGCTTGGCCACTATCGCCGATGCATCGGTCAATCCCAACAGAACCCACGGAGGTTTAAAGGATCAGGATCGTATCTTCCAAAATGTTTATGGTAAATATGGACATGATATCAAATCCGCCCAAAAAATGGGAGATTGGtacaaaaccaaagaaatcatATTGAAGGGTGACAAGTGGATCATTGACGAGATGAAAAAGTCCGGATTaagaggaagaggtggTGCTGGATTTCCTTCTGGTCTCAAATGGTCGTTTATGAATCCTCCAGGATGGGAAAAGAATGCTGGTCCCAGGTATTTGGTAGTCAACGCTGATGAAGGTGAACCAGGTACTTGTAAAGACAGAGAAATCATTAGAAAAGACCCTcacaagttggtggaaggATGTTTATTGGCTGGTAGAGGAATGAATGCCACTGCTGCTTACATCTATATCAGAGGAGAGTTCTACAACGAAGCCAACGTCTTACAGGAAGCCATTAACGAGGCGTACGCAGCCGGATTTTTGGGTAAAGACGCTTGTGGCTCGGGCTACCCGTTTGATGTGTACATTCATCGTGGTATGGGAGCTTATGTATgtggtgaagaaactgCATTGATCGAGTCTATCGAAGGTAAGGCCGGAAAGCCAAGATTGAAGCCTCCATTCCCAGCCGGAGTAGGATTGTTTGGTAGACCCACCACCGTTGCCAACGTGGAAACTGTTGCCGTTGCCCCAACTATCTTGAGAAGAGGAGGAGACTGGTTTGCTGGATTTGGCCGTGAAAGAAACGCTGGTACCAAGTTGTTTTGTATTTCTGGTCATGTCAACGAGCCATGTAcggttgaagaagaaatgtCGATTCCTTTAaaagagttgttggaaaagCATTGTGGAGGTGTCAAAGGAGGTTGGGATAACTTACTCGGAGTGGTTCCTGGTGGTTCTTCTGTTCCAATCATGCCCATCGACGTGTGTGAAAATGTGTTGATGGACTATGATGCTTTGAGAGATGTGGGATCAGGTTTGGGTACGGCTGCCGTCATTGTGATGAACAAGCAAACTGATATCATCAGAGCCATTCAAAGATTCTCTGCCTTCTACAAGCACGAATCTTGTGGGCAATGTACTCCATGTCGTGAAGGTACTACCTGGTTGAACAGTATGATGGACAGATTTGTCATTGGAcaagccaaagaaagagaGATTGATATGATTTATGAATTAACCAAAGAGATCGAGGGTCATACCATTTGTGCCTTGGGAGATGCTGCTGCTTGGCCAGTTCAAgggttgatcaagtctttcAGACCGGTGATGGTTGACAGAATCAATCAGTTCAATGAGAAGCATCCCGACGTGGGATACGGTGGATGGGTCAAGTCCGGTAAGACGTTGGACGGGAAAGTGGTGGACAACCCCATGCCAGCTTCCCATCATTAATCATATTCACTTTCCTTCCTACCCTATTTAAAACTGCATAGATACTATATAATCGCTTTCGTGTTGTCATGGAGGTTGTATACATTATTAAATATATTTTAGAACTATAATGTTGTTGGTATGGcgacaccaccaaaggGATATCTATTCAGAATCCCCTATACTTGTATCGGTTAAACCCGTTTGGAGCCGTGAGCCGTGAATCTTGAGCAGCTTATCGGAGTTTTTTCTGCGCGCCTCATCTTCGAAAAATTTCACCACTTAACTCTCTAAACAATGCAATTGAAACAGTGGTTCGCCGTCGTGCTTGTGTCGATGACTACCGTGGTTGCATTGGTCGGGGATGCTACTCCTGGAGCCTCCAACCAACTCGAGGATACAGAAAACCCCGCTGATATAAAGTTCACCAATGTTGATCTCGACAGTGGGAAAGCTGCCAGTAATTTAGGGGTCCGTCCACTTGAAGATTCTGACAATGATCCAACCCCCGGCCACGCCAAGTTGCCCTTGTCTTCACAACCGCTTGCTTTCGAGCTTGAAGAGGAGGCTGCCGACGAACCCAGAGAGCCATATGACTCGTTTATCATGTCTGTGTCGATGATTATTGTTTCTGAAATCGGTGACAAGACGTTTTTGATAGCAGCGTTGATGGCAATGAAGAATTCTCGTGCCGTGGTGTTTGCGGCTGCATTCTCTTCGTTGGCCATCATGACCGTGTTGTCGGGAGTGGTGGGCCACGCGTTACCagctttgatttcaaagcGGGTTACTCAGTTTTTGGCGTCAGTGTTGTTCATTGTATTTGGtctcaagttgatgagagAAGGATTGAGCATGTCCAAAGACATCGGTGTAGACGAGGAGTTGGcagaggtggaagaagagattcGTGCTCAGAACATCAACTCTCACATGGAAAATGCTGAGTCTGGAGGTGTTTCTACCTTCACCAAATCTTGGTACCTGAAGGGGGTCGAACAGTTCAACGATTTGGCCGCCTTCTTATTGTCACCGGTATTCATCCAGGTGTTTGTGATGACGTTTTTGGGTGAATGGGGAGACAGATCACAAATTGCAACCATTGCATTGGCAGCCGGATCAGATTATTGGTATGTCATCATTGGAGCCATCATCGGTCACGGGGTGTGTACATTTGCAGCCTGTGCCGGAGGTaagttgttggccaaaaagatCTCCATGAGAACCGTCACGTTGGGAGGGGCTATAGCCTTCTTTGTGTTCTCCATCTTGTATTTGTACGAGGCTGTATATGGATTTGAGTAGACACTGCGTTAATGCTTAATTTATATTATACAACCGTAGCTATTCGATTTTCCCCTGGCACATAAACTTCAAAACCTGGTTGGGATGTAGTGCCTTCTTACCAGTGGTGACACCCATTTCCACATCTTCTCGTTGTCTCTCTGCTTCCTTTTTGGCCAGAGCCTCCTTTTTCCCTTCTTCAGTCTCGAGATACTCGAGCTCCTCCGTCGACAAAAACCCGTAGAATTGGAAGTCCTCCTTGATCTCTTGGATCTTGGCCGAGCACCATTGGGAGAATTCATCGTCAGCTTGACTGTTGATATTGAGAGACTTGCTGTGCTCAATGGCTTCATCTATCCATTTTTCCACCTCTGGCAACGGCTTCTTCCGCAAAAGCGTGGTGGCGAGCCCCTCATGCTGGGAGGTTGGAAACAATGGGAGCGGGTATGCGTTGGTGTGGTCCAAGATGTCCTGGTTGTTTTCTAGGATGCTGGTGATCGAGTGGAGCTGGGTGATAAGAACATGGAATTGGCTTTGGAACTGGCCATACGTGGGCAACCGCGTCTTTCCTGTGAACCTTATATTGTAGTTTATCTGGTCAGAGAGCTTTCTGAGTGATATATGGACCTGGTTTAACCTGTTTCTTGTAGCTTCTAGGGAGTCCATGGTGGGCTTAAGCTCGAGAAATTGGTCGCGAAAAATCCACCACTTATCCTCAGATGCCATGATTCGTAAGAACTATAGTTTGGCAGCCGAGCTCAAAAAGCAGGAGAGTAAGAAGCAGAACAAGATACGGGCCCGCCAGAAGCAACAGCACAGCTTGGATAAATTGAAAAACACCGATCCCATAGCTCTTTATAAGAAGATTCAGAGACTCAAGGAGAACTCTCTAGACAAACAGGATAAGTATCTCAAAGGCTTGGAGGCAGACTGGCAGTTCATTCTCAAGAACGGGCTCCACAAGGacaaagttgaaggttTCTTAAAGACAGTTGAAAAGGAGCTGGCTGAAAGGGAAGTACTACGAAACAAGCTTTGGGGTCTGCAATCGGTATACTTCAACCCTGAGTTGAACCCTTTGGGAAAGGTTCCCGACCCTCAGAGACTACCACCGGGTATAACTACACCCATTGGGAACCATACTCTCCCGCTAAAACCAACTTTAAAAAAGACATATGCTCCCGATCCCATAATCGAGCAGCTCAACATTACACCACCAGAAGGTGCACCACCTCAATTCTATAAACAAGTCTACAACACCGGCAGACACCACGTCACGAGCATCGAATCCGATGACCCCCCGAAACGATTTCGCCTGCTTTAGGTTTGTGTATATTAGTGTACAGTAGAAAACCATACATACATTACAATGCTATTTACAAGGGTAAGATCATAAATATTATAGACAAGAGTGCCATCACGATAAGAGTCTGACAACAATTTCCCAGGTTCCAAACATGATGATTGAGTTGGGAACTGTCCTCAACAAATGTGGCGTGAGTCCTCCGTACATGCTGGCCatgccttcttctttcacCACAAGCTTGAAAGTTTGAATTAAGCCAGTGTATTTGGGTTTACCGGTGGATTCCAACGGAGCTTGTCTCAAACGAGTTCTTACAACTTCGTGAGGATATGTGATCAAAGAGGCCACGAATTTCGCTGCCCCAGCCGCTCCCGACCGAGCAGACCACTCCATGATATGGTCTTTTGTGGTTTTGTCTGAACCTTGCTTGACGGCTCTTTGATTGATTATCGTCTTCATTTGCTCATACAAAACCCATTGTAAGGTGGATTCGATTCCTCCCAAGTAAGACGCCGTCAACCCCCTGTACAAGCTTGTGACACCCTCTGTCTTCACAATGTGTGAAAAACAGTCCCAGGAATTCTTGTAGTGCTTACCCTTGGTTTTATCCAACTGCAAACGggttttgatcaaccaaATGGGATTGGTGGCGGTAGAGGTCACGAAACCGGCATTGATCCCGGCAAGTAGATGGACCCAAGTGGCTTCTGTGccgttgttgaagttgttggataagAAGTCTTTAGATAAGCCATATgtgaaaaagttgatggaACGAGCAGGTATCACCCCTACCAAGTTAGGACCCAATCCTCTAAAAAGGGCTCTGGAGCCTTCGCTGGTGTATATGTTCTTTAACACGGACCCAGTTTCCTGGAAATGCTGGGCTGCTTTTATGATtatatttgaagatttcggACTTCTGTTATACATCTTTGTGTACGCATCCGATTGTAATCTGGTTTTCACCACGTCCAACGGACACGTCAAGATAGCCCCTGTCATTCCTCCCACACCGCCAGCCACAAAATGCACCCAACTTTTGACCTGTGCGGGCTGGGATGCT
Above is a window of Yamadazyma tenuis chromosome 1, complete sequence DNA encoding:
- the QCR8 gene encoding ubiquinol--cytochrome-c reductase subunit 8 (BUSCO:EOG09265GSM; EggNog:ENOG503P5D2; COG:C); this encodes MAGPPAAKHYMGWWGAIGGPKQKYVNQYTVTPYATRPLKGNLHKAFFNTFRRVKNQALFVIIPFSIVWSIWAQARDYNEFLYTKAGKEELDRVNV
- the ERG20 gene encoding Farnesyl pyrophosphate synthetase (COG:H; EggNog:ENOG503NXTX; BUSCO:EOG092633US), with the protein product MSSKEQFIKVFDELVVELRQILTDYKMPAEAIEWYERSLNYNTPGGKLNRGLSVVDTYCILTNQKVTDLDVETYKKVAVLGWCIELLQGFFLVSDDIMDQSKTRRGQPCWYLVEGIGNIAINDSFMLEGAIYVLLKKYFKKDSYYVDLLELFHDVTFQTELGQLLDLTTADEEVVDLDKFSLEKHSFIVIFKTAYYSFYLPVALAMFVAGISDEKDLKQAEDILVPLGEYFQIQDDYLDCFGTPEQIGKIGTDIKDNKCSWVVNQALKLVTPEQRQVLEENYGRKDDVKEAKCKQLFNDLGIEAIYQEYEESIVGELKGKIEAINESSGLKKQVFYTFLNKIYKRSK
- the ebp2 gene encoding rRNA-processing protein EBP2 (BUSCO:EOG09265GXF; COG:A; EggNog:ENOG503NU3U) encodes the protein MGKRGTLKTQLDAHKLLESIDKSRSKPVKKVIVEAEEPEVPVPKVQKRDKKDKVKAKSKKEQDDYQSEALSKKEQRKLKKSKPVQEDDEEEEEGFLDAEAEEGSDEEDEELDINRLGESESDSELEEAEEEGAEEEEAEEEDAEEKDAEEEEDVPFSDVEVDSDADVVPYTKLTINNVAALKESLARVQLPWKKHSFVEHQSIVSEEKTEVGISDIYDDTERELAFYKQGLDATKQGRANLLKLKVAFSRPMDYFAEMVKSDEHMDKLKNKLLTEAANKKASEEAKRQRSLKKFGKQVQHETLQERAKQKRDTLEKVKSLKKRRANNELAGEDDFQIALEEATREESRGGDSKRHKPNGKRVAKNSKYGFGGKKAGSRKNDAKSSADISDFSSKKMKQKRPGKSKRTRR
- the KTR2 gene encoding mannosyltransferase (CAZy:GT15; EggNog:ENOG503NUKP; COG:G) — protein: MFIEDNTVPKIEDIKQLSIGLCAGPNDNITLITIVNQSVHLGDLSVEGKGSNRNWQTTVSIKDSATDDGLYYLQIMSYYGKNQFTLHFSQRFHLAGMTGKQTSLFHGSMDDPPPPQTTGSIGPTTSCMEDGSVDGQPVTSTYYYYVYTTLTGNGGTREALRHLSGLSGQDLTNIDILKKRAPKLSSNSYLSFPMGGRNRDQIGGENATIVMLVRNEELEGALSSMRSLEDRFNKDYQYPWVFLNDVPFTQEFKEQTTLMASGKTYYELIPEEDWEPPSFIDTIKLEENLKKSNKDVIYGGSRSYRNMCHFNSGFFFKQKRLLNYDWYFRVEPDVEYLCDFQHDPFKFLRENNKVYGFVTTIHEYENTIPTLWPTVEKFIEAYPDLIHPNNSLEFITSREVDLNYHVPMVNSSSEYNLCHFWSNFEIGSLNFWRSEAYSKFFEFLDQSGGFYYERWGDAPVHSIGLNLLADKNSIHHFDDIGYYHPPYMACPTSKDLISQKRCICKTSGHDGEVLTTPYDVQVFSCLSRWWRYGSGKKFLNEVDYIL
- the NDH51 gene encoding NADH dehydrogenase [ubiquinone] flavoprotein 1, mitochondrial (COG:C; EggNog:ENOG503NU1K), translated to MLRNLRIQPTANNGLRGLRRLATIADASVNPNRTHGGLKDQDRIFQNVYGKYGHDIKSAQKMGDWYKTKEIILKGDKWIIDEMKKSGLRGRGGAGFPSGLKWSFMNPPGWEKNAGPRYLVVNADEGEPGTCKDREIIRKDPHKLVEGCLLAGRGMNATAAYIYIRGEFYNEANVLQEAINEAYAAGFLGKDACGSGYPFDVYIHRGMGAYVCGEETALIESIEGKAGKPRLKPPFPAGVGLFGRPTTVANVETVAVAPTILRRGGDWFAGFGRERNAGTKLFCISGHVNEPCTVEEEMSIPLKELLEKHCGGVKGGWDNLLGVVPGGSSVPIMPIDVCENVLMDYDALRDVGSGLGTAAVIVMNKQTDIIRAIQRFSAFYKHESCGQCTPCREGTTWLNSMMDRFVIGQAKEREIDMIYELTKEIEGHTICALGDAAAWPVQGLIKSFRPVMVDRINQFNEKHPDVGYGGWVKSGKTLDGKVVDNPMPASHH
- the GDT1 gene encoding GCR1-dependent translation factor 1 (EggNog:ENOG503NV4V; COG:S; BUSCO:EOG092646CB); protein product: MQLKQWFAVVLVSMTTVVALVGDATPGASNQLEDTENPADIKFTNVDLDSGKAASNLGVRPLEDSDNDPTPGHAKLPLSSQPLAFELEEEAADEPREPYDSFIMSVSMIIVSEIGDKTFLIAALMAMKNSRAVVFAAAFSSLAIMTVLSGVVGHALPALISKRVTQFLASVLFIVFGLKLMREGLSMSKDIGVDEELAEVEEEIRAQNINSHMENAESGGVSTFTKSWYSKGVEQFNDLAAFLLSPVFIQVFVMTFLGEWGDRSQIATIALAAGSDYWYVIIGAIIGHGVCTFAACAGGKLLAKKISMRTVTLGGAIAFFVFSILYLYEAVYGFE
- the MED8 gene encoding mediator of RNA polymerase II transcription subunit 8 (EggNog:ENOG503P4GW; COG:K), which codes for MDSLEATRNRLNQVHISLRKLSDQINYNIRFTGKTRLPTYGQFQSQFHVLITQLHSITSILENNQDILDHTNAYPLPLFPTSQHEGLATTLLRKKPLPEVEKWIDEAIEHSKSLNINSQADDEFSQWCSAKIQEIKEDFQFYGFLSTEELEYLETEEGKKEASAKKEAERQREDVEMGVTTGKKALHPNQVLKFMCQGKIE
- a CDS encoding uncharacterized protein (EggNog:ENOG503PXTH; COG:S): MIRKNYSLAAELKKQESKKQNKIRARQKQQHSLDKLKNTDPIALYKKIQRLKENSLDKQDKYLKGLEADWQFILKNGLHKDKVEGFLKTVEKESAEREVLRNKLWGSQSVYFNPELNPLGKVPDPQRLPPGITTPIGNHTLPLKPTLKKTYAPDPIIEQLNITPPEGAPPQFYKQVYNTGRHHVTSIESDDPPKRFRSL
- the RIM2 gene encoding Pyrimidine nucleotide transporter, mitochondrial (COG:C; EggNog:ENOG503NV2Q; BUSCO:EOG09263HED), yielding MTRGNLNRIEVLEKDVEHSYHFLTSDEKSSTLREVEDVNYKSASQPAQVKSWVHFVAGGVGGMTGAILTCPLDVVKTRLQSDAYTKMYNRSPKSSNIIIKAAQHFQETGSVLKNIYTSEGSRALFRGLGPNLVGVIPARSINFFTYGLSKDFLSNNFNNGTEATWVHLLAGINAGFVTSTATNPIWLIKTRLQLDKTKGKHYKNSWDCFSHIVKTEGVTSLYRGLTASYLGGIESTLQWVLYEQMKTIINQRAVKQGSDKTTKDHIMEWSARSGAAGAAKFVASLITYPHEVVRTRLRQAPLESTGKPKYTGLIQTFKLVVKEEGMASMYGGLTPHLLRTVPNSIIMFGTWEIVVRLLS